A single window of Pseudomonas benzenivorans DNA harbors:
- a CDS encoding PilZ domain-containing protein, which translates to MEDRRKHSRHSTELQLEVFDLHSGERLGRIVDLSADGFMLFSDRPQMADVVVECRLVSEQVIEGVGEITLGADCLWSRPGADGKHSWAGFHIIDLAEDQAAALALLLEQL; encoded by the coding sequence ATGGAAGATCGCCGCAAGCACAGCCGCCACAGCACCGAGCTGCAGCTGGAGGTGTTCGACCTGCACTCCGGGGAGCGCCTCGGACGGATAGTGGACCTCTCGGCCGACGGCTTCATGCTGTTCAGCGACCGCCCACAAATGGCCGACGTCGTGGTGGAGTGCCGCCTGGTCAGCGAGCAGGTGATCGAGGGGGTCGGCGAAATCACCTTGGGCGCGGACTGCCTGTGGAGCCGTCCCGGCGCCGACGGCAAACACTCCTGGGCCGGCTTTCATATCATCGACCTCGCCGAAGACCAGGCCGCGGCCCTGGCACTGCTGCTGGAGCAGCTCTGA
- a CDS encoding DUF1631 domain-containing protein produces the protein MSIQDTPPDSPTSVQTLASRGIQPRYGELGQSCRKLVMNRLAEHLAGVFGQVDDTLFECAEHAENNQVQTLFFDSMREIRKQRPQIERTYHQKVSQNFSDFLDGKLKPAPSATEVDAEQLALVQNEDYEESLQVTNMVSRVKSRCAQALFALEQRLALLNNGRKLGEDGNPFGPQMIAQAFREALAPCPFPLRIKVILYGLFDQHVMHSLDSLYTALNQRLIEEGVLPNLKYSAQRSNSSGERPAAPPATPQSAAPGDTTPTTGHAPQHAHVGPGAATEPGSPGTSTQPAQPSLNLDGPPPVDPAQLLSSLGALLGERRQRDAEAPLLGGTRSIASFAPRDASRTYSASDLLDALNRMQRQSAEDLAQRLSQRQQVEGLKVDLQQQLEASSPHPEQHKLADKEADTVDLVGMLFDFILDDDNLPDSCKTILSHLHTPYLKIALQDRALFTQHHHPARRLLNTMAQAGVLHGGEGDERGLLAKLQWVVEQVIQDSSGDLRLFERLLEEFNEFTETLKHKVDLRERRAVEAAKGRDKLLGARQQALDVIDRSLHEREPPAIICNFLQQTWADVLVFTLLRHGEQSKEWKRASEVAEQLAWSGTVLDGAERERLQALRVPLLEDLRKGLQQLGSYHENGIRRLLHDLVACQHAVQARQPGLAAKLNPTLPASPLGAMLGEDAALVRRPAKGSGPSPRAQVLAKQLEHIEFGTWFEFKTGTQKRLLKLSWFSPTTHNYMFVDQSGQRAAIKPLAQLASEMEQGLVRILPQEAEAPLVDRALSAIYRVLQRFTGRTPETP, from the coding sequence ATGAGTATCCAGGACACGCCCCCAGACTCCCCGACCTCCGTGCAGACCCTCGCCAGCCGTGGCATACAGCCACGCTATGGCGAACTCGGGCAGAGCTGCCGCAAGCTGGTGATGAATCGCCTGGCCGAACACCTGGCCGGCGTATTCGGCCAGGTCGACGACACCCTGTTCGAGTGCGCGGAACACGCCGAGAACAACCAGGTGCAGACGCTGTTCTTCGACAGCATGCGCGAGATACGCAAACAGCGTCCGCAGATCGAGCGGACCTACCACCAGAAGGTCTCGCAGAACTTCTCCGACTTCCTCGACGGCAAGCTCAAGCCTGCGCCCAGCGCCACCGAGGTCGACGCCGAGCAACTGGCCCTGGTACAGAACGAGGATTACGAGGAGAGCCTGCAGGTCACCAATATGGTGAGCCGCGTCAAATCGCGCTGCGCCCAGGCGCTGTTCGCGCTGGAGCAACGCCTCGCCTTGCTCAACAACGGCAGGAAGCTCGGCGAGGACGGCAATCCCTTCGGCCCGCAGATGATTGCCCAGGCCTTCCGCGAAGCCTTGGCGCCCTGCCCGTTCCCGCTGCGCATCAAGGTGATTCTCTACGGCCTGTTCGATCAGCACGTCATGCACAGCCTGGACAGCCTGTATACGGCCCTGAACCAGCGCCTGATCGAGGAGGGCGTCCTGCCCAACTTGAAATACAGCGCCCAGCGCAGCAACAGCAGCGGCGAGCGTCCAGCAGCGCCGCCGGCAACGCCGCAAAGCGCAGCGCCCGGCGACACAACCCCCACAACCGGCCACGCCCCTCAGCACGCCCATGTCGGCCCTGGCGCCGCCACCGAACCTGGCAGCCCCGGCACCAGCACTCAGCCCGCGCAGCCATCCCTCAACCTAGACGGCCCGCCGCCGGTCGACCCCGCGCAGCTGCTGAGCAGTCTTGGCGCTCTGCTCGGCGAGCGGCGCCAGCGCGATGCCGAAGCCCCCTTGCTTGGCGGCACCCGCAGCATCGCAAGTTTTGCGCCGCGTGATGCCAGCCGCACCTACAGCGCCAGCGACCTGCTCGACGCGCTGAACCGGATGCAACGCCAGTCCGCCGAGGACCTGGCGCAACGCCTGAGCCAGCGGCAACAGGTCGAAGGGCTGAAGGTCGACCTGCAGCAGCAGCTGGAAGCCAGCAGCCCGCATCCCGAGCAGCACAAGCTGGCAGACAAGGAGGCCGACACCGTCGACCTGGTCGGCATGCTGTTCGACTTCATCCTGGACGACGACAACCTGCCGGACAGCTGCAAGACCATCCTCTCCCACCTGCACACGCCTTACTTGAAGATCGCCTTGCAGGACAGGGCACTGTTCACCCAGCACCACCATCCGGCACGCCGCCTGCTCAACACCATGGCCCAGGCCGGCGTGCTGCATGGCGGCGAAGGCGACGAGCGCGGGCTGCTGGCCAAACTGCAGTGGGTGGTCGAACAGGTCATTCAGGATTCGAGCGGCGACTTACGGCTTTTCGAGCGCCTGCTCGAGGAGTTCAACGAGTTCACCGAGACCCTCAAGCACAAGGTCGACTTGCGTGAGCGGCGGGCAGTCGAAGCGGCCAAAGGGCGGGACAAACTGCTCGGCGCGCGCCAGCAGGCGCTTGACGTGATTGACCGCAGCCTCCATGAGCGCGAACCGCCAGCCATCATTTGCAATTTCCTCCAGCAGACCTGGGCCGACGTGCTGGTCTTCACGCTCCTGCGTCACGGTGAGCAAAGCAAGGAGTGGAAGCGCGCCAGCGAGGTCGCCGAACAGCTGGCCTGGAGCGGCACCGTGCTGGACGGTGCCGAGCGGGAGCGCCTGCAGGCGCTCCGCGTGCCGCTGCTGGAGGACCTGCGCAAGGGCCTGCAGCAACTGGGCAGCTATCACGAAAACGGCATCCGCCGCCTGCTCCACGATCTGGTCGCTTGCCAGCATGCGGTACAAGCCAGGCAACCCGGACTCGCTGCCAAGCTCAACCCCACGCTGCCTGCGAGCCCCCTCGGCGCCATGCTCGGCGAGGACGCCGCTCTCGTCCGCCGCCCAGCGAAAGGCTCAGGCCCGTCGCCCCGCGCCCAGGTGCTGGCCAAACAGCTCGAGCACATCGAGTTCGGCACCTGGTTCGAATTCAAAACCGGCACACAGAAACGCTTGCTGAAGCTTTCCTGGTTCAGCCCGACCACACACAATTACATGTTCGTCGACCAGAGTGGCCAGCGCGCGGCGATCAAACCGCTCGCCCAGCTGGCCAGCGAAATGGAGCAGGGGCTGGTACGCATACTGCCCCAGGAGGCCGAAGCGCCCCTGGTCGATCGCGCGCTCTCCGCCATCTATCGCGTGCTGCAGCGCTTCACCGGGCGCACGCCCGAGACCCCCTAA
- a CDS encoding substrate-binding periplasmic protein, translating into MRRPSWLWLSLLPMLATAAQPLPVYYIEKPPYYHSEQGEPTGFLLERARAIFRKAGIAVEFESRPSKRIQMKLALEREAACSIGWFKTEQRSTYAWFSRAIHRDTPMVVLTRTTLAEQVNAYASFTALLKSPLRLGLIDGFSYGELDALLAQASHSGITAAPTQNVRMLAAGRIDYTLVDERELPFILAEADMRDARLAQLSMPDLPPGQLRYLMCSKEMDRRLRERIDRAISALGLEPE; encoded by the coding sequence ATGCGCCGCCCCTCCTGGCTCTGGCTGAGCCTGCTGCCGATGCTCGCGACAGCAGCGCAGCCCCTGCCCGTCTATTACATCGAGAAGCCGCCCTACTACCATAGCGAGCAGGGCGAGCCGACCGGCTTCCTGCTGGAGCGCGCCCGGGCGATTTTCCGCAAGGCTGGCATAGCGGTCGAGTTCGAGTCGCGTCCGTCCAAGCGCATTCAAATGAAGCTCGCCCTGGAGCGTGAGGCGGCCTGTTCGATCGGCTGGTTCAAGACCGAGCAGCGCAGCACCTATGCCTGGTTCTCCCGTGCCATCCACCGCGATACGCCAATGGTCGTGCTGACCCGCACAACCCTGGCCGAACAGGTCAACGCCTACGCAAGCTTTACCGCCCTGCTGAAGAGTCCGCTGCGCCTGGGCCTGATCGACGGCTTCTCCTACGGGGAACTGGATGCCCTGCTCGCCCAGGCCAGCCACAGCGGCATCACCGCGGCGCCCACGCAAAACGTGCGCATGCTCGCCGCCGGGCGCATTGACTACACCTTGGTCGACGAGCGGGAGCTGCCCTTTATTTTGGCGGAAGCCGACATGCGCGATGCCAGACTGGCGCAACTGAGCATGCCGGATCTACCACCGGGTCAATTGCGCTATCTGATGTGCAGCAAGGAAATGGATCGGAGGCTGCGTGAGCGCATCGATCGGGCCATATCGGCCCTGGGCCTGGAGCCCGAATGA
- a CDS encoding NAD(P)/FAD-dependent oxidoreductase, protein MSHRIIIVGGGAGGLELATRLGRTLGKRNRAKITLVDANLTHIWKPLLHEVAAGSLNSSEDELNYVAQAKWNHFEFQLGRMTGLNRAEQRITLAATLDERGEVLMPERQLSYDSLVIAVGSTTNDFGTPGAAEHCLFLDTREQAERFHRKLLSHYLRAHAEQGDSSAQISVAIVGAGATGVELAAELHHAAHELAAYGLDRIRPENMRITLIEAGPRVLPALPERIGQPVHQTLEKLGVTVLTNAAVSQVTSDALHTAQGETITASFKVWAAGIRAPGFLKDLDGLESNRINQLQVRPTLQTTRDDNVFAFGDCAACPQPGSEGRNVPPRAQAAHQQASLLAKSLKQRIDGQPLPEYRYRDYGSLISLASFSAVGNLMGNLTGSVMLEGWLARVFYVSLYRMHQMALYGPFRTLLLMLSDRIGRSTEPRLKLH, encoded by the coding sequence ATGTCCCATCGAATCATCATCGTCGGCGGCGGCGCCGGCGGCCTGGAGCTTGCCACCCGCCTGGGTAGAACCCTGGGTAAGCGCAACCGCGCCAAGATCACCCTGGTCGACGCCAACCTGACGCATATCTGGAAACCGCTGCTGCATGAGGTCGCGGCCGGCTCGCTCAATTCCTCGGAGGACGAGCTGAACTACGTGGCCCAGGCCAAGTGGAATCACTTCGAGTTCCAGCTCGGCCGCATGACCGGTCTGAACCGCGCCGAACAACGCATCACTCTGGCGGCGACACTCGACGAGCGTGGCGAGGTGCTGATGCCCGAGCGCCAGCTGAGCTACGACAGCCTGGTGATCGCCGTGGGCAGCACCACCAACGACTTCGGCACCCCCGGCGCGGCGGAGCACTGCCTGTTCCTCGACACCCGCGAGCAGGCCGAGCGCTTCCACCGCAAGCTGCTCAGCCACTACCTGCGCGCCCACGCCGAGCAGGGCGACAGCAGCGCCCAGATCAGCGTGGCCATCGTCGGCGCCGGCGCCACCGGCGTGGAGCTGGCGGCCGAGCTGCATCATGCCGCGCACGAGCTGGCCGCCTACGGCCTCGACCGTATCCGCCCGGAGAATATGCGCATCACCCTGATCGAGGCGGGGCCGCGCGTGCTGCCGGCGCTGCCGGAGCGCATCGGCCAGCCCGTGCACCAGACCCTGGAAAAACTCGGGGTGACCGTCCTGACCAACGCCGCGGTCAGTCAGGTGACCAGCGATGCGCTGCACACCGCCCAGGGCGAGACCATTACCGCCAGCTTCAAGGTGTGGGCCGCAGGCATCCGCGCCCCCGGCTTCCTCAAGGATCTGGACGGCCTGGAAAGCAATCGCATCAACCAGCTACAGGTGCGCCCGACCCTGCAGACCACCCGCGACGACAACGTCTTCGCCTTCGGCGATTGCGCCGCCTGCCCTCAGCCCGGCAGCGAGGGGCGCAACGTGCCGCCGCGCGCCCAGGCGGCCCACCAGCAGGCCTCGCTGCTGGCCAAATCACTGAAGCAGCGCATCGACGGCCAACCCCTGCCGGAGTACCGCTATCGCGACTACGGCTCACTGATCTCGCTGGCGAGCTTTTCCGCGGTGGGCAACCTGATGGGCAACCTGACCGGCAGCGTGATGCTCGAAGGCTGGCTGGCGCGGGTGTTCTACGTGTCGCTCTACCGCATGCACCAGATGGCGCTGTACGGTCCGTTCCGCACGCTGTTGCTGATGCTCAGCGACCGCATCGGCCGCAGCACCGAGCCACGCCTGAAGCTGCACTAG
- a CDS encoding DUF3094 family protein, which yields MSSRLSPDDQKRVDQYLSAPQHQVPRQPFKLWRLLLIIFVVVIGLGLLSRLLSRLVL from the coding sequence ATGTCCAGCCGCCTGAGTCCCGACGACCAAAAACGCGTCGACCAGTACCTGAGTGCACCGCAGCATCAAGTCCCGCGCCAGCCATTCAAGCTCTGGCGCCTGCTGCTGATCATCTTCGTCGTGGTAATCGGACTGGGCCTCTTGAGCCGCCTGTTGAGCCGGTTGGTGCTATGA
- a CDS encoding MOSC domain-containing protein, with amino-acid sequence MSPLQELLATVPQHGQVRWIGVRPVARGDMLELEAVEARREAGLTGDHSRPGPRNARQVTLIQWEHLPVIGALIGRTADRPLRPEELRRNIAISGINLFSLKGRRFRIGQAVLETTGWCQPCARLEERLGPGTFQAVRGHGGITARVLQGGIIRLNDELYVEPL; translated from the coding sequence ATGAGCCCGCTGCAGGAGCTGCTCGCCACCGTGCCCCAGCACGGCCAGGTACGCTGGATCGGCGTGCGCCCGGTAGCACGCGGCGACATGCTCGAGCTGGAGGCCGTGGAGGCGCGCCGCGAAGCCGGTCTGACCGGCGACCACAGCCGCCCGGGGCCGCGCAATGCGCGCCAGGTGACCTTGATCCAGTGGGAGCATCTGCCGGTGATCGGCGCCTTGATCGGACGAACCGCCGATCGGCCGCTGCGCCCGGAGGAACTGCGCCGCAATATCGCCATCAGCGGCATCAACCTGTTCAGCCTCAAAGGCCGGCGTTTTCGCATCGGCCAGGCCGTGCTGGAAACCACCGGCTGGTGCCAACCCTGCGCCCGCCTGGAGGAGCGCCTGGGGCCCGGGACCTTCCAGGCAGTACGCGGCCATGGCGGCATCACTGCCCGCGTACTTCAGGGCGGCATTATTAGATTGAATGACGAGCTTTACGTTGAGCCGCTGTAA
- a CDS encoding DUF1780 domain-containing protein, whose amino-acid sequence MDDSDYLRLLTHQAEQANAFLSNARKWERERWVCQRLLQALNIDHRLEEFSAGEQEPPDVLFREASFEVFFVLDEGRRLNDEWRAELERRRSAFSLKQLVRREAKPRRIPAAELQARLGPTLRKKAHNYSERGLDLSELDLLAYVNLKRAIPDFNSHFPPPTEYLRQGWRSLSLVGPTFARVLFAHPDAPDFLRGNLGRVVLFDVGISL is encoded by the coding sequence ATGGATGACTCCGACTACCTGCGCCTGCTCACCCACCAGGCCGAACAAGCCAATGCCTTTCTCTCCAACGCCCGTAAATGGGAGCGTGAGCGCTGGGTCTGCCAACGCCTGCTGCAAGCCCTGAATATCGACCATCGCCTCGAGGAGTTCAGTGCCGGCGAACAGGAGCCGCCCGACGTGCTGTTTCGTGAAGCCAGCTTCGAGGTGTTCTTCGTCCTGGACGAGGGCCGGCGCCTGAACGACGAGTGGCGCGCCGAACTGGAGCGGCGGCGCAGCGCCTTTTCCCTCAAACAGCTGGTTCGCCGTGAAGCCAAGCCACGGCGCATCCCCGCCGCAGAACTGCAGGCGCGCCTGGGGCCGACCCTGCGCAAGAAGGCCCACAACTACAGCGAGCGGGGCCTCGATCTTAGCGAACTGGACCTGCTCGCCTACGTCAACCTGAAGCGCGCCATACCGGACTTCAACAGCCACTTCCCGCCCCCCACCGAGTACCTGCGCCAAGGCTGGCGCTCGTTGTCGCTGGTCGGCCCGACCTTCGCCCGCGTGCTGTTCGCTCACCCGGACGCCCCGGATTTCCTGCGCGGCAACCTGGGCCGAGTCGTGCTGTTCGACGTCGGCATCAGCCTATGA
- a CDS encoding energy-coupling factor ABC transporter permease, whose translation MIAAALLSPASQWVGWLLYLAVLLWAVWRAPWLELFSDLRRQHLLFGTAFALFLLWLVRRDFDSGLSYHFLGMTAVTLLLDWPLAILAGLAAQLGMLALGRQDLAALGLNGLLLVLVPVLVTELCALQVERAQPRNLFVYIFFCGFFPAGLAVLSSALLGLAVLWIDGLFPFPYWLGDMAGYLWLVIFPEAFINGMVITGLVVFCPDWLETFNRTRYLSAPWRGDDRWR comes from the coding sequence GTGATCGCGGCTGCGTTGCTTTCACCGGCCAGCCAGTGGGTTGGCTGGCTGCTGTATCTAGCGGTACTGCTTTGGGCGGTGTGGCGAGCGCCGTGGCTGGAATTGTTCAGTGACCTGCGGCGCCAGCACCTGCTGTTCGGCACGGCCTTCGCGCTGTTTCTGCTGTGGCTGGTGCGCCGCGACTTCGATTCCGGGCTGTCCTACCACTTCCTGGGCATGACCGCGGTAACGCTGCTGCTTGACTGGCCGCTGGCGATCCTTGCCGGCCTCGCGGCGCAACTGGGCATGTTGGCCCTGGGGCGTCAGGACCTGGCGGCGCTGGGGCTCAATGGGCTGCTGCTGGTGTTGGTGCCGGTACTGGTGACCGAGCTGTGCGCCCTGCAGGTCGAGCGCGCTCAGCCGCGCAACCTGTTTGTCTATATCTTCTTCTGCGGCTTCTTCCCCGCCGGGCTGGCGGTGCTTTCGAGCGCTCTGCTCGGCTTGGCTGTGCTCTGGATCGACGGGCTCTTCCCGTTTCCCTACTGGCTGGGCGACATGGCGGGCTATCTGTGGCTGGTGATCTTTCCCGAGGCCTTTATCAACGGCATGGTGATCACCGGGCTGGTGGTGTTCTGCCCGGACTGGCTGGAGACATTCAATCGCACGCGCTACCTGTCGGCGCCCTGGCGGGGCGATGACAGGTGGCGCTGA
- the yacG gene encoding DNA gyrase inhibitor YacG produces MSAPTTVACPTCGAPVEWGPQSPSRPFCSERCKLIDLGAWASEEHAIPGNELEDDLFSDELPPRQH; encoded by the coding sequence ATGAGTGCACCCACCACAGTCGCCTGCCCCACCTGCGGCGCTCCCGTGGAATGGGGCCCGCAGAGCCCGAGCAGACCCTTCTGCTCCGAACGCTGCAAACTGATCGACCTGGGCGCCTGGGCGTCGGAAGAGCACGCGATCCCCGGCAACGAGTTGGAAGATGATTTGTTTTCCGACGAACTCCCCCCACGCCAGCACTGA
- the coaE gene encoding dephospho-CoA kinase (Dephospho-CoA kinase (CoaE) performs the final step in coenzyme A biosynthesis.), with translation MKPWILGLTGGIGSGKSAVAQHFIELGVHLVDADHAARWVVEPGQPALAKIVEHFGAEVLQADGQLNRAALRARVFADTTERRWLETLLHPLIRQEITDYLARAESPYTILVSPLLVESGQHELTQRILVVDAPEQLRVQRTMQRDQTTEEQVQAILKAQATREERLRHADDVLTNDRDLNWLRSEVERLHTFYLTLRGGQP, from the coding sequence ATGAAGCCCTGGATTCTTGGCCTTACCGGCGGCATTGGCAGTGGCAAGAGCGCGGTCGCGCAGCATTTCATCGAGCTGGGCGTCCATCTGGTGGACGCCGACCATGCCGCGCGCTGGGTGGTCGAGCCCGGCCAGCCGGCACTGGCGAAGATAGTCGAGCACTTCGGCGCCGAGGTGCTGCAAGCCGACGGCCAACTGAACCGGGCCGCCCTGCGGGCGCGCGTATTCGCCGATACGACCGAGCGCCGCTGGCTGGAAACCTTGCTGCACCCACTGATCCGCCAGGAAATCACCGATTACCTGGCCCGCGCCGAGTCCCCCTATACGATTCTGGTATCGCCGCTGCTGGTCGAGTCGGGCCAGCACGAGCTGACCCAGCGGATATTGGTGGTCGACGCCCCCGAGCAGCTGCGCGTGCAACGCACCATGCAGCGGGACCAGACCACGGAGGAGCAGGTGCAGGCCATTCTCAAGGCCCAGGCCACCCGGGAAGAACGCCTGCGCCACGCCGACGACGTGCTGACCAACGACCGCGACCTGAACTGGTTGCGCAGCGAAGTCGAACGCCTGCACACTTTTTATCTCACCCTACGCGGAGGCCAACCATGA
- a CDS encoding prepilin peptidase — MALEFLAGNLPAFVFSCLLLGLLIGSFLNVVVYRLPLMLERDWKAQAREILDLPGEPQQTTFNLILPNSQCPHCAHEIKPWENIPVLSYLALRGKCSSCKAPISKRYPLVELACGLLSAYVAWHFGFTWQTAGMLLLTWGLLAMSLIDADHQLLPDALVLPLLWLGLVANYFGVFTSLGDALWGAVAGYLSLWSVYWLFKLVTGKEGMGYGDFKLLAMLGAWGGWQVLPLTILLSSLVGAVLGVIMLRLRNAETSTPIPFGPYLAIAGWIALLWGDPITGTYLQFAGFR; from the coding sequence ATGGCGCTTGAATTTCTGGCCGGCAATCTGCCGGCCTTTGTTTTTTCCTGCCTGCTCCTTGGCCTGCTGATCGGCAGTTTTCTCAACGTGGTGGTCTATCGCCTCCCGCTGATGCTGGAGCGCGACTGGAAAGCACAGGCCCGAGAGATTCTCGACCTGCCCGGCGAGCCGCAACAGACAACCTTCAACCTGATCCTGCCCAACTCCCAGTGCCCGCACTGTGCCCACGAGATCAAGCCTTGGGAGAATATCCCCGTGCTGAGCTACCTGGCACTGCGCGGCAAGTGCTCCAGCTGCAAGGCGCCCATCAGCAAGCGCTACCCGCTGGTCGAACTGGCCTGCGGCCTGCTATCGGCCTACGTCGCCTGGCATTTCGGCTTCACCTGGCAAACCGCCGGCATGCTCCTGCTGACCTGGGGGCTGCTGGCGATGAGCCTGATCGACGCCGACCACCAGTTGCTGCCGGATGCCCTGGTACTGCCATTGCTCTGGCTGGGCCTGGTTGCCAACTACTTCGGCGTATTTACCAGTCTGGGCGATGCCCTCTGGGGCGCGGTTGCCGGCTATCTCAGCCTGTGGTCCGTCTACTGGCTGTTCAAACTGGTGACCGGCAAGGAAGGCATGGGCTATGGCGACTTCAAGTTGCTGGCCATGCTCGGCGCCTGGGGTGGCTGGCAGGTGCTGCCGCTGACCATCCTGCTGTCCTCGCTGGTTGGCGCCGTGCTCGGCGTGATCATGCTGCGCCTGCGCAATGCCGAGACCAGCACACCGATCCCCTTCGGCCCTTACCTGGCGATTGCCGGCTGGATCGCCTTGCTGTGGGGCGACCCGATCACCGGAACCTACCTGCAATTTGCCGGCTTTCGCTAA
- a CDS encoding type II secretion system F family protein — protein sequence MAAKALKTSVFTWEGTDKKGGKIKGELTGQNPALVKAQLRKQGINPTKVRKKPVSLFSAGKKIKPLDIALFTRQMATMMKAGVPLLQSFDIIGEGFDNPNMRKLIDEVKQEVAAGNSFAASLRKKPLHFDDLYCNLVDSGEQSGALETLLDRIATYKEKTEALKAKIKKAMTYPIAVVAVAVIVTAILLIKVVPQFESVFQGFGAELPAFTQIVVNLSRGLQEWWFVILFCMFGAAFAFKETYKRSEKFRDFLDRTLLKAPIVGDILYKAVVARYARTLATTFAAGVPLVEALDSVAGATGNVVFRNAVHKIRNDVSSGTQLNFSMRTTGIFPTMAIQMTAIGEEAGSLDEMLDKVAGFYEDEVDNAVDNLTTLMEPLIMSVLGVLVGGLIVAMYLPIFQLGAVVG from the coding sequence ATGGCGGCCAAAGCTCTGAAGACCAGCGTCTTTACCTGGGAAGGCACCGACAAGAAAGGCGGCAAGATCAAGGGCGAACTGACCGGCCAGAACCCCGCCCTGGTCAAGGCCCAGCTACGCAAACAGGGCATCAACCCGACCAAGGTACGCAAGAAGCCTGTCTCCTTGTTCAGCGCCGGGAAGAAGATCAAGCCACTCGACATCGCCCTCTTCACCCGCCAGATGGCCACCATGATGAAGGCAGGGGTTCCACTGCTTCAGTCCTTCGACATCATCGGAGAGGGATTCGACAACCCCAACATGCGCAAGCTGATCGACGAGGTTAAGCAGGAAGTAGCAGCGGGCAACAGCTTCGCGGCGTCGCTACGCAAGAAGCCGCTGCATTTCGACGATCTGTACTGCAACCTGGTCGATTCGGGCGAACAGTCGGGCGCCCTGGAAACCCTGCTGGACCGGATTGCCACCTACAAGGAAAAGACCGAAGCACTGAAAGCCAAGATCAAGAAGGCCATGACCTATCCGATCGCCGTAGTCGCTGTCGCCGTAATCGTCACGGCGATCCTGCTGATCAAGGTGGTGCCGCAGTTCGAAAGCGTGTTCCAGGGCTTCGGCGCAGAGCTTCCCGCCTTCACCCAGATCGTCGTCAACCTCTCGCGCGGCCTGCAGGAGTGGTGGTTCGTCATCTTGTTCTGCATGTTCGGCGCGGCCTTTGCCTTCAAGGAAACCTACAAGCGTTCCGAGAAATTCAGGGATTTTTTGGATCGCACCCTGCTCAAGGCCCCCATCGTCGGTGACATTCTGTACAAAGCGGTGGTCGCGCGATACGCCCGCACTCTGGCTACCACCTTCGCCGCAGGTGTGCCCCTGGTCGAGGCGCTCGACTCAGTAGCGGGCGCTACCGGCAACGTGGTGTTCCGCAATGCCGTGCACAAGATCCGCAATGATGTCTCCTCCGGCACACAGCTGAACTTCTCCATGCGCACCACCGGTATCTTTCCGACCATGGCGATCCAGATGACCGCGATCGGAGAGGAGGCCGGCTCGCTAGATGAGATGCTGGACAAGGTGGCGGGCTTCTATGAGGACGAAGTCGATAACGCCGTGGACAACCTGACCACGCTGATGGAACCCCTGATCATGTCGGTACTCGGCGTACTGGTAGGCGGCTTGATCGTGGCCATGTACCTGCCGATCTTCCAGCTCGGTGCGGTGGTCGGTTGA